A section of the Mastomys coucha isolate ucsf_1 unplaced genomic scaffold, UCSF_Mcou_1 pScaffold15, whole genome shotgun sequence genome encodes:
- the Fjx1 gene encoding four-jointed box protein 1 → MGRKMRGAAAAVAAAGLWLLALGSLLTLWGGLLPPRTELPASRPPEDRLPRHPIQSGRPAPEPRFPLPPPLVWDARGGSLKTFRALLTLAAGADNPPGRQADDRGRHVPPGLSWPAERKAVHGGVFWSRGLEEQVPRGFSEAQAAAWLEVARGARVVALDRGGCGRSSNRLARFADGTRACVRYGINPEQIQGEALSYYLARLLGLQRHVPPLALARVEARGAQWVQVQEELRTAHWTEGSVVSLTRWLPNLTDVVVPEPWRSEDGRLRPLRDAGGELTNLSQAELVDLVQWTDLILFDYLTANFDRLVSNLFSLQWDPRVMHRATSNLHRGPGGALVFLDNEAGLVHGYRVAGMWDKYNEPLLQSVCVFRERTARRVLELHRGQDAAARLLRLYSRHEPRFPELAELADPHAQLLQRRLDFLAKHILHCKAKYGRRPGDLMTLRGREGGREGLGYE, encoded by the coding sequence ATGGGGCGGAAGATGCggggcgccgccgccgccgtcgccGCCGCGGGGCTTTGGCTGCTGGCTTTGGGCTCGCTGCTGACGCTGTGGGGAGGGCTCCTGCCGCCACGGACCGAGCTGCCAGCCTCCCGGCCGCCCGAAGATCGACTCCCTCGGCATCCGATCCAGAGTGGCCGCCCCGCTCCCGAGCCGAGATTCCCTCTGCCCCCGCCCCTAGTATGGGATGCCCGCGGCGGCTCCCTGAAAACTTTCCGGGCGCTGCTCACCCTGGCGGCCGGCGCGGATAACCCGCCTGGGAGGCAAGCGGACGACCGCGGGCGGCACGTGCCCCCCGGGCTGTCCTGGCCAGCGGAGCGCAAGGCGGTGCACGGGGGCGTCTTCTGGAGCCGCGGCCTGGAGGAGCAGGTGCCCCGGGGCTTTTCCGAAGCCCAAGCAGCGGCATGGCTGGAGGTGGCACGGGGTGCTCGGGTGGTGGCTCTGGATCGTGGGGGCTGCGGACGCAGTTCCAACCGCCTAGCCCGCTTTGCCGACGGCACCCGTGCCTGTGTGCGCTACGGCATCAACCCAGAGCAGATACAGGGCGAGGCCCTGTCCTACTACCTTGCGCGCCTGCTGGGCCTCCAGCGCCACGTGCCGCCGCTGGCGCTGGCTCGGGTGGAGGCTCGGGGCGCGCAGTGGGTgcaggtgcaggaggagctgcgCACCGCGCACTGGACCGAGGGCAGCGTGGTGAGCCTGACACGCTGGCTGCCTAACCTCACCGACGTGGTGGTGCCCGAGCCCTGGCGATCAGAGGACGGCCGTCTGCGGCCCCTGCGCGACGCCGGGGGCGAGCTGACCAACCTCAGCCAGGCGGAGCTGGTGGACCTGGTACAATGGACCGATCTGATCCTCTTCGATTACCTGACGGCCAACTTCGACCGGCTTGTGAGCAACCTCTTCAGCTTACAGTGGGACCCACGCGTTATGCACCGCGCTACGAGCAACCTGCACCGAGGACCAGGAGGGGCGTTGGTCTTTCTGGACAATGAGGCGGGCTTGGTGCACGGCTACCGAGTAGCGGGCATGTGGGACAAGTATAACGAACCGCTGCTACAGTCGGTGTGTGTCTTCCGAGAGCGGACGGCTAGGCGCGTCTTGGAGCTGCACCGGGGTCAGGACGCGGCGGCCCGGCTGCTGCGCCTCTACAGTCGCCACGAACCGCGTTTCCCGGAGCTGGCGGAGCTCGCAGACCCCCACGCTCAGCTGCTACAGCGCCGCCTTGACTTCCTCGCCAAACACATTTTGCACTGCAAGGCCAAGTACGGCCGCCGGCCCGGGGACTTAATGACACTccgaggaagagagggaggaagagagggactgGGGTATGAATGA